A window from Phoenix dactylifera cultivar Barhee BC4 unplaced genomic scaffold, palm_55x_up_171113_PBpolish2nd_filt_p 000612F, whole genome shotgun sequence encodes these proteins:
- the LOC103699294 gene encoding putative F-box protein At3g29830, with translation MDRLGDLPDPILALIFGKLPFKEGARTTILGKRYRSIWPCSSNIELDETAFTLDNMRHRLRCDGRHSLAKGIKKTGRQAFVNYACRFFARYHEPKIQSFRLHFSKPRRYDLEVNNWIKFIAKRHIEELEVDFLDSDKVGWDASGFNRGEFPHDVYEMCRSLHTLKLLCCEFQPDRFSAFTALRMLYIERVDLDSETLVVLMANSRCLKDLSLVEMKVTGLIKIIDKNQSLTTLYFRDCMPSNMGYIIETPKLNRFSYIGDLDPIEFRDLPSLQEVEFNFSTGAPFQPDGDAICNDLLPGVRNAKSLTVCSYFLQVVTSGVSKFQLQEPINGLRHLDLFSAELHQDELPGVAFLLRSYIDLETLTIELGEKTEIEDYEYPYETVLNGRAFWESLTSQPFLCLQNHLKTVKIEGFTAEENEVEFL, from the exons ATGGACAGACTCGGTGATCTGCCTGATCCAATCCTTGCTCTCATATTTGGGAAACTACCCTTCAAAGAAGGTGCAAGAACAACAATCCTTGGTAAGAGATACAGAAGCATCTGGCCATGCTCTTCAAATATTGAACTCGATGAGACGGCCTTTACTCTTGATAACATGCGCCACCGGTTAAGGTGTGATGGCCGCCACTCCCTTGCCAAAGGGATCAAGAAGACAGGCCGGCAAGCCTTCGTCAACTATGCATGCCGCTTCTTTGCAAGATACCATGAGCCAAAAATTCAGAGCTTTCGCCTTCATTTCTCTAAACCTCGCAGGTATGACCTAGAAGTTAATAATTGGATCAAATTTATTGCCAAACGGCATATCGAAGAGCTTGAGGTGGATTTTTTGGACAGTGATAAAGTTGGTTGGGATGCTTCTGGGTTTAATCGCGGTGAGTTTCCCCATGATGTCTATGAAATGTGTCGTTCATTACACACCTTGAAACTATTATGCTGTGAGTTCCAACCCGATCGGTTTAGCGCATTCACTGCCCTTAGGATGCTTTACATAGAACGTGTCGATTTAGACTCAGAGACACTTGTGGTCTTGATGGCAAATAGCCGATGTCTGAAAGACCTATCATTGGTGGAGATGAAGGTAACGGGTCTTATCAAAATCATAGATAAGAATCAGTCACTAACTACCTTGTACTTCCGGGATTGCATGCCATCAAATATGGGATACATCATTGAAACACCGAAACTAAACAGATTTAGCTATATTGGAGATTTAGATCCTATCGAATTTAGAGACCTACCAAGTCTCCAGGAAGTAGAGTTCAACTTTAGTACAGGGGCACCGTTCCAACCTGATGGTGATGCTATATGCAATGATCTTCTTCCTGGAGTTCGCAATGCCAAATCGTTGACCGTATGCAGCTATTTCCTTCAG GTCGTAACTAGTGGAGTGAGCAAATTCCAGTTACAAGAACCAATCAATGGTCTAAGGCATCTGGATCTTTTTTCAGCAGAATTGCATCAGGATGAACTACCAGGAGTTGCCTTCTTGCTAAGAAGTTATATTGACTTGGAAACCCTCACGATTGAACTAGGAGAGAAAACTGAAATCGAA GATTATGAATATCCCTATGAAACAGTCCTAAATGGTCGAGCATTCTGGGAGTCTTTAACCTCACAGCCATTCCTTTGCCTTCAGAACCATCTTAAGACAGTGAAGATCGAAGGATTTACTGCTGAAGAAAATGAAGTTGAGTTTTTAAG
- the LOC103700669 gene encoding cytochrome c1-2, heme protein, mitochondrial-like isoform X2 encodes MDQYEKVEKIGEGTYGVVYKARDRLTNEMIALKKIRLEQEDEGVPSTAIREIFLHPGFSGILSLATLASADEAEHGLPCPIYPWPHKGILSSYDHASIRRGHQVYQQVCASCHSMSLVSYRDLVGVAYTEEETKAMVAEVEVVDGPNDEGEMFTRPGKLSDRFPQPYPNEQAARFANGGAYPPDLSIITKARHNGQNYVFALLTGYCDPPAGVLVMFFLCSLSIYCDIFSMSITVLVSLCLDDNFWHI; translated from the exons ATGGACCAG TACGAGAAGGTGGAGAAGATTGGGGAAGGGACCTACGGAGTGGTGTACAAGGCTCGAGACCGTCTGACCAATGAGATGATAGCTCTGAAAAAGATTCGCCTGGAGCAAGAAGATGAGGGAGTTCCCAGCACAGCCATAAGAGAGATCTTCCTCCACCCAG GTTTTTCTGGTATATTGAGCCTGGCTACTTTGGCATCTGCTGATGAAGCTGAGCATGGCCTACCATGTCCAATCTATCCTTGGCCTCACAAAGGCATTCTTAGTTCCTATGACCACGCATC AATTCGGCGCGGTCACCAAGTTTACCAACAAGTTTGTGCTTCTTGCCATTCAATGTCTCTGGTTTCATATCGAGATCTTGTTGGTGTAGCATACACTGAAGAGGAGACAAAGGCTATGGTAGCTGAGGTTGAGGTGGTTGATGGGCCAAATGATGAAGGTGAAATGTTCACACGTCCTGGTAAATTAAGCGATCGTTTCCCTCAGCcatatccaaatgaacaagcagcaagatttgccaatGGAGGAGCATATCCTCCAGACTTAAGCATTATCACCAAG GCACGACACAATGGCCAAAACTATGTTTTTGCCCTACTCACAGGATATTGTGATCCTCCTGCAGGTGTTTTGGTAATGTTTTTTCtctgttctttaagtatttattGCGACATTTTTTCCATGTCCATCACAGTTCTTGTCTCACTTTGTTTGGATGATAATTTTTGGCATATCTGA
- the LOC120106725 gene encoding uncharacterized protein LOC120106725: protein MVDRLSDLPDPLVATIVGKLPFKEGARMNLLGKRYRRIWPCSLNIVLDEADFTLDSKVLYLRLNARNSLANGIKRTGRVAFVNHVRRFIARCQEPKINTSASTSLTLRKYLMFNCRCLEELKLASSSFVGDIRILEYKNRLLTHLTIKNCYCCMEVMVEAPKLKRFEYSGALKEFELGELANLEEVELNFGVEWVFLPDGDVICNEILRRVASARTLAVCSFTLQVIDTGTNPLHLEEPIDRLEHLKMKKIAMHRHELRGIAFLLRSCSELENLTIEMGNLHVLEYADYADEKFLEELEFWESVRVQPFQCLQSHLKGEKNEVSFLQFLLEKSAVLQEMSRDVSKATSLVNIERYIKAAQGLRSLYKASPFVQIVIS, encoded by the exons ATGGTGGACAGGTTGAGCGATCTTCCAGATCCTCTTGTTGCTACCATAGTCGGCAAGTTACCCTTCAAAGAAGGTGCAAGAATGAACCTCCTTGGTAAGAGATACAGAAGGATCTGGCCCTGCTCCCTGAACATCGTGCTCGACGAGGCCGACTTCACCCTCGACAGTAAGGTCCTCTACCTGCGACTCAATGCCCGGAACTCCCTTGCCAACGGAATCAAGAGAACTGGCCGTGTGGCCTTCGTAAACCACGTCCGCCGCTTCATTGCCCGATgccaagagccaaagatcaacACCTCCGCCTCCACTTCTCTTACCCTCAGGA AGTACTTGATGTTCAACTGTCGATGTCTCGAGGAACTCAAGCTAGCGAGCTCATCCTTCGTTGGTGATATAAGGATCTTGGAGTACAAGAATCGGCTGCTCACACACTTGACCATCAAGAATTGCTATTGCTGCATGGAGGTCATGGTGGAAGCGCCAAAACTTAAACGATTCGAGTATTCCGGAgcattgaaagaatttgagcttggaGAGCTTGCGAATTTGGAGGAAGTGGAGCTTAACTTCGGTGTAGAATGGGTATTTTTACCCGATGGTGATGTTATATGCAATGAAATTTTGCGTCGGGTGGCCAGTGCAAGGACCTTGGCCGTGTGCAGTTTTACACTTCAG GTTATAGACACTGGAACCAATCCTTTACATTTAGAAGAGCCGATCGATAGACTTGAGCATCTGAAAATGAAGAAGATAGCGATGCATCGTCATGAGCTACGAGGAATTGCTTTTTTGCTGAGAAGTTGCTCAGAACTGGAAAACCTAACAATTGAAATGGGAAATTTGCACGTCCTTGAG TACGCTGATTATGCGGATGAGAAATTTCTAGAGGAGCTAGAATTTTGGGAATCTGTACGAGTACAGCCTTTCCAGTGCCTACAGAGCCATCTCAAGGGAGAGAAAAACGAGGTATCATTCCTGCAGTTTTTGCTAGAGAAATCAGCGGTTCTCCAAGAAATGAGCAGAGACGTCTCGAAGGCAACATCGTTAGTGAATATTGAACGATATATAAAAGCTGCTCAAGGACTGCGAAGCCTTTATAAGGCTTCGCCATTTGTGCAGATCGTGATTTCTTAA
- the LOC103700669 gene encoding cytochrome c1-2, heme protein, mitochondrial-like isoform X1, whose protein sequence is MDQYEKVEKIGEGTYGVVYKARDRLTNEMIALKKIRLEQEDEGVPSTAIREIFLHPGFSGILSLATLASADEAEHGLPCPIYPWPHKGILSSYDHASIRRGHQVYQQVCASCHSMSLVSYRDLVGVAYTEEETKAMVAEVEVVDGPNDEGEMFTRPGKLSDRFPQPYPNEQAARFANGGAYPPDLSIITKARHNGQNYVFALLTGYCDPPAGVLIPDTSNARRDDDDGAEFRP, encoded by the exons ATGGACCAG TACGAGAAGGTGGAGAAGATTGGGGAAGGGACCTACGGAGTGGTGTACAAGGCTCGAGACCGTCTGACCAATGAGATGATAGCTCTGAAAAAGATTCGCCTGGAGCAAGAAGATGAGGGAGTTCCCAGCACAGCCATAAGAGAGATCTTCCTCCACCCAG GTTTTTCTGGTATATTGAGCCTGGCTACTTTGGCATCTGCTGATGAAGCTGAGCATGGCCTACCATGTCCAATCTATCCTTGGCCTCACAAAGGCATTCTTAGTTCCTATGACCACGCATC AATTCGGCGCGGTCACCAAGTTTACCAACAAGTTTGTGCTTCTTGCCATTCAATGTCTCTGGTTTCATATCGAGATCTTGTTGGTGTAGCATACACTGAAGAGGAGACAAAGGCTATGGTAGCTGAGGTTGAGGTGGTTGATGGGCCAAATGATGAAGGTGAAATGTTCACACGTCCTGGTAAATTAAGCGATCGTTTCCCTCAGCcatatccaaatgaacaagcagcaagatttgccaatGGAGGAGCATATCCTCCAGACTTAAGCATTATCACCAAG GCACGACACAATGGCCAAAACTATGTTTTTGCCCTACTCACAGGATATTGTGATCCTCCTGCAGGTGTTTTG attcctgatacttcaaatgctcgtagagatgatgatgatggagctgaatTCCGTCCCTGA